One Rhodobacteraceae bacterium M385 genomic region harbors:
- a CDS encoding flavin reductase family protein: MFYRPENGHGLPHNPFNAIVSPRPIGWISTRGAGGAENLAPYSFFNAVAYEPPQVMFSSTSAKADRGDTKDSVANIRETGVFCVNIVEFGARDAMNETSGPWPKEDDEFLKAGVERADCSEIACSRVASAPANLECRVSQIVKLEGAHNFAVFGEVVGVHIREDCLVDGMFDVTRFNPLARMGYRDYAVIREVFALNRPGEA; encoded by the coding sequence ATGTTCTACCGCCCCGAAAACGGCCACGGCCTGCCCCACAACCCGTTCAACGCCATCGTCTCTCCGCGCCCGATTGGGTGGATTTCAACGCGAGGGGCAGGCGGGGCAGAGAACCTTGCCCCCTATTCCTTCTTCAATGCGGTAGCCTATGAGCCGCCGCAGGTCATGTTCTCGTCAACATCGGCCAAGGCAGATCGGGGCGACACGAAAGACAGCGTGGCAAACATTCGGGAGACGGGCGTGTTCTGCGTGAACATCGTGGAATTTGGCGCACGCGATGCGATGAACGAGACGTCCGGGCCGTGGCCGAAAGAGGATGATGAGTTCTTGAAGGCGGGGGTGGAAAGGGCGGATTGCTCAGAGATCGCCTGTTCCCGCGTCGCGTCGGCGCCTGCGAATTTGGAGTGCCGGGTGAGCCAGATTGTGAAGCTGGAAGGCGCCCACAACTTTGCCGTTTTCGGGGAGGTTGTGGGGGTGCATATCCGCGAGGATTGTTTGGTGGACGGGATGTTTGACGTGACCCGTTTCAACCCCTTGGCGCGGATGGGGTATCGAGATTACGCAGTGATCCGTGAGGTGTTTGCGCTAAACCGGCCCGGGGAGGCGTGA
- a CDS encoding S-methyl-5'-thioadenosine phosphorylase, with product MDRHLGIIGGSGLYQIEGLEDAQWHRVGTPFGAPSDQILSGRIGALPLSFLPRHGRGHVHSPTDVPYRANIDALKRIGVTDVVAVSACGSFREEMAPGDFVIVDQFIDRTFAREKSFFGSGCVAHVSAAHPVCPALSATARDAAMAAGVTVHDGGTYLAMEGPQFSTVAESKMYRTWGCDVIGMTNMPEAKLAREAELCYASVAMITDYDSWHPDHGAVDITQIIETLHGNAAAARAMVKGIAEALSPQKPLCEAQCDRALEHAIMTAPEARDPEVVARLDAVAGRVLAQTR from the coding sequence ATGGACAGGCATCTGGGGATCATCGGCGGATCGGGCCTCTATCAGATTGAGGGGCTGGAAGACGCGCAGTGGCACAGGGTCGGGACGCCGTTTGGCGCGCCGTCGGACCAAATCTTGTCGGGGCGCATCGGCGCGTTGCCCCTGTCGTTTCTGCCCCGTCACGGGCGCGGCCATGTCCATTCCCCCACCGATGTGCCTTACCGGGCCAATATTGATGCGCTCAAGCGGATCGGGGTCACGGACGTGGTCGCCGTGTCGGCTTGCGGATCGTTCCGAGAGGAAATGGCGCCGGGAGATTTCGTGATCGTCGATCAGTTCATTGATCGGACCTTCGCGCGGGAAAAATCCTTTTTTGGGTCGGGCTGTGTCGCCCATGTCTCGGCCGCGCATCCGGTCTGCCCGGCCCTGTCCGCCACCGCACGCGATGCCGCAATGGCTGCGGGCGTCACTGTGCATGACGGCGGCACGTATCTGGCGATGGAGGGCCCGCAGTTCTCCACCGTGGCGGAAAGCAAGATGTACCGCACCTGGGGGTGTGACGTGATCGGCATGACCAACATGCCGGAAGCGAAGCTCGCCCGCGAGGCAGAGCTTTGTTACGCTTCGGTTGCCATGATCACCGATTATGACAGCTGGCATCCGGATCACGGGGCCGTTGATATCACGCAGATAATCGAGACATTGCACGGCAATGCCGCCGCTGCCCGCGCGATGGTCAAGGGCATTGCCGAGGCCCTTTCGCCGCAAAAGCCCCTATGCGAGGCCCAATGCGACCGGGCGTTGGAGCACGCAATCATGACCGCCCCAGAGGCCCGAGATCCAGAGGTGGTGGCAAGGTTGGACGCCGTGGCCGGGCGCGTTCTGGCGCAAACACGTTGA
- a CDS encoding SulP family inorganic anion transporter, which yields MPRILLAAAKSRLSPELSNMGHGWGPARMRIEILAGLTVALALVPEAVAFAFVADVHPLVGLYAAFIVGLITAVIGGRPGMISGATGALAVVMVSLVASHGLEYLLATVVLMGLIQIAVGVLRWGKFIRLVPHPVMLGFVNGLAIVIFLAQLGQFQVPGSAEASGHGMAAGEWLQGVELATMLVLVVLTMGIIWVLPKITNAIPAPLAGIGITAAIVLIFGIDVPRVGDLASIEGGLPLFHIPSVPLTWETFQVILPYALILSAIGLIESLLTLNLVGEITGEKGGASQECVAQGVANTVTGFFGGMGGCAMIGQSMINVKSGARTRVAGIAAALFLLSFILFGSSLIEQIPLAALVGVMFMVVIGTFAWNSLKILFKVPLTDAFVIILVTVVTVATDLATAVVVGVIVSALAYAWQNATRIRATTYETPEGARVYQVKGPLFFGSAAGFGELFHPETDPSRVIVDFADSRVADQSALQAIEKLASQYESAGKKIELRHLTRDCHALLTKAGHLVVDSDDDPDYEIATDYSVRTGILGDH from the coding sequence ATGCCCCGCATCCTTCTGGCTGCCGCCAAAAGCCGTCTATCACCCGAGTTATCCAACATGGGCCACGGCTGGGGCCCCGCCCGGATGCGGATCGAGATCCTCGCAGGCCTGACCGTCGCCCTCGCCCTCGTGCCCGAGGCCGTGGCCTTTGCCTTCGTGGCCGATGTGCACCCTCTGGTCGGCCTTTATGCCGCCTTCATCGTGGGCCTCATCACTGCCGTCATCGGTGGCCGCCCCGGCATGATCTCGGGCGCAACGGGCGCCTTGGCGGTGGTTATGGTCAGCCTCGTGGCCTCCCACGGATTGGAATATCTCTTGGCAACCGTGGTGCTCATGGGCCTGATCCAGATCGCCGTGGGCGTGCTGCGCTGGGGTAAATTCATCCGCCTCGTGCCCCATCCGGTGATGCTTGGCTTCGTGAACGGGCTGGCAATCGTTATCTTTCTGGCGCAACTGGGCCAGTTCCAGGTCCCCGGCTCGGCCGAGGCCTCGGGCCACGGCATGGCGGCGGGCGAATGGCTGCAAGGCGTCGAACTGGCCACGATGCTGGTCCTTGTCGTACTGACAATGGGCATCATTTGGGTGCTGCCAAAAATCACCAACGCCATCCCCGCGCCCTTGGCCGGGATCGGCATCACCGCCGCCATCGTGCTGATCTTCGGCATCGACGTGCCTCGTGTGGGTGACCTCGCCTCGATCGAGGGTGGCCTGCCACTGTTCCACATCCCCTCGGTTCCGCTGACATGGGAGACCTTCCAAGTCATCCTCCCCTATGCGCTGATCCTCTCGGCCATTGGCCTGATCGAAAGCCTTCTGACCCTGAACCTCGTGGGCGAAATCACCGGCGAAAAAGGCGGCGCAAGCCAGGAATGCGTGGCCCAAGGCGTCGCCAACACCGTCACCGGGTTCTTCGGCGGCATGGGCGGTTGCGCCATGATCGGCCAATCCATGATCAACGTGAAATCCGGTGCGCGAACCCGCGTTGCCGGGATCGCGGCGGCGCTGTTCCTTCTGTCATTCATCCTCTTCGGTTCCAGCCTGATCGAACAAATCCCTCTGGCGGCGCTTGTGGGCGTCATGTTCATGGTGGTGATCGGCACCTTCGCCTGGAACTCCCTAAAAATCCTTTTCAAAGTGCCCCTGACCGATGCCTTCGTCATCATCCTCGTCACGGTCGTCACGGTCGCCACAGACCTTGCCACCGCCGTTGTCGTGGGGGTCATCGTCTCGGCCCTCGCCTATGCTTGGCAAAACGCCACCCGCATTCGCGCCACCACCTACGAGACACCGGAAGGCGCGCGCGTCTACCAAGTCAAAGGTCCCCTCTTCTTCGGCTCCGCTGCGGGTTTCGGTGAACTCTTCCACCCCGAAACCGATCCCTCCCGTGTCATCGTCGACTTCGCCGATAGCCGGGTCGCCGATCAATCCGCCCTGCAAGCGATCGAGAAACTGGCCAGCCAATACGAGAGCGCCGGTAAGAAAATCGAACTGCGCCACCTGACACGCGATTGCCACGCCCTGCTCACCAAGGCAGGCCACCTCGTTGTCGATAGTGACGATGACCCCGACTACGAAATCGCCACCGACTACTCCGTTCGTACCGGCATCCTCGGCGACCACTAG
- a CDS encoding adenine phosphoribosyltransferase: protein MNAQKTVRDYIRTIPDFPHEGIMFRDVTTLFQDPRGFRLAVDQLLSPYVGETIDAVAGLEARGFILGGAVAHQLSKGFIPVRKKGKLPAATIEQAYKLEYGEAIVEIHDDAVQAGDKVLIVDDLLATGGTAEAGIKLIERLGAEVIGCAFVIDLPDLGGRAKLEAMGVPVHAICAYEGL from the coding sequence ATGAACGCCCAGAAAACCGTGCGCGACTATATCCGCACGATCCCCGACTTTCCCCACGAGGGAATCATGTTTCGCGACGTGACAACCCTGTTCCAAGACCCTCGCGGCTTCCGTTTAGCGGTGGATCAGCTGTTATCGCCCTACGTGGGCGAAACCATTGACGCCGTGGCAGGCCTGGAGGCCCGTGGCTTCATCCTCGGCGGCGCTGTCGCGCACCAACTGTCCAAAGGCTTCATTCCGGTGCGCAAAAAGGGCAAACTGCCCGCCGCCACGATCGAGCAGGCCTATAAGCTGGAATACGGCGAGGCGATTGTGGAAATCCACGACGATGCTGTGCAAGCGGGCGATAAGGTCTTGATTGTGGATGATCTTCTTGCCACCGGCGGTACAGCCGAGGCGGGTATCAAGCTGATCGAACGCCTCGGGGCCGAGGTCATTGGCTGCGCATTCGTGATCGACCTGCCCGATCTGGGCGGACGTGCCAAGTTGGAGGCAATGGGCGTCCCGGTCCACGCAATCTGCGCCTATGAGGGGCTGTGA
- a CDS encoding aspartate/tyrosine/aromatic aminotransferase, whose translation MFEQFEETPLFGANLVSQLFRADTRTDKIDLGLGVYRDDAGQTPVMAAVKTAEARILDSQASKSYVGLAGDDAFSTLLAELVLGKDAPLDRWARVQTPGGVAALRIAADLIAEANPTATIWMSSPSWANHGPILRASRLAVAEFRYYDPVTQGVDITGMLEDLGRAKPGDAVLLQACCHNPTGADLSVSEWGAVTEVVQSRGLLPILDVAYQGFAKGLEEDVEGVRAVVKDLPEAMLAVTCSKTFSNYRDRVGILGALARTDVQARRTRQKILALINKTYAMPPDHGATVVKEILSNGELREVWLSELNQMRDRVLLVRNRLAAALRRNTNSDQYDFLERHTGMFSTLSLSSDQVDELRLEHGIYILSSGRMNLAGISMNQIDRVAHALVSVL comes from the coding sequence ATGTTTGAACAGTTTGAAGAAACGCCGCTATTCGGGGCAAACTTGGTGTCGCAGCTTTTCCGGGCGGATACGCGCACAGACAAGATTGATCTAGGCCTAGGCGTGTATCGTGACGACGCCGGGCAGACCCCAGTCATGGCGGCCGTCAAGACGGCTGAAGCGAGGATTTTGGACTCTCAAGCAAGCAAATCCTATGTGGGCCTTGCGGGGGATGATGCATTTTCTACGCTGCTGGCTGAATTGGTGCTGGGAAAGGATGCCCCGCTTGATCGGTGGGCAAGGGTTCAGACCCCGGGCGGGGTCGCGGCGCTCCGCATCGCGGCCGACTTGATCGCGGAAGCCAACCCGACAGCGACGATTTGGATGTCATCACCTTCTTGGGCGAACCACGGCCCAATTCTTCGGGCGAGCCGCTTGGCCGTTGCGGAATTTCGATATTACGATCCGGTCACGCAAGGTGTTGATATCACCGGAATGTTGGAGGATTTGGGGCGTGCCAAGCCGGGAGACGCTGTACTCTTGCAAGCATGTTGCCATAATCCAACCGGTGCGGACCTATCTGTTTCAGAATGGGGGGCGGTGACCGAAGTCGTCCAAAGCCGCGGCCTGTTGCCGATTTTAGATGTCGCCTACCAAGGCTTTGCAAAGGGCCTGGAAGAAGATGTTGAAGGGGTTCGGGCAGTGGTTAAGGATTTACCGGAAGCCATGCTCGCAGTGACCTGTTCGAAGACTTTTTCGAACTATCGCGACAGGGTGGGAATCCTCGGAGCTTTGGCGAGAACGGACGTGCAGGCCAGACGTACCCGCCAAAAAATCCTCGCATTGATTAACAAGACCTATGCAATGCCACCCGATCATGGCGCGACCGTGGTTAAGGAGATACTCAGCAACGGCGAGCTTCGGGAGGTCTGGTTGTCAGAACTTAATCAGATGCGCGACCGGGTGCTACTAGTTCGTAATCGATTGGCTGCAGCGCTTCGGCGCAACACGAACTCGGACCAGTATGATTTTCTTGAACGTCACACCGGAATGTTCTCCACCTTGTCCCTCAGCTCTGACCAAGTAGACGAACTGCGTCTTGAACATGGTATCTACATTCTATCCAGTGGTCGAATGAACTTGGCGGGGATTTCAATGAACCAGATTGATCGCGTCGCACATGCGCTAGTGAGTGTCCTGTAG
- a CDS encoding LysR family transcriptional regulator ArgP has translation MFEHPQLEALYAVVRLGSFDRAAAHLAVTPSAISQRIKQLEDRLGMILVERGQPCLPTSAAEKLLRHRDQMHLLEKTLAKDLGLSEAALATVRITTNADSLASWLLPMLAPLKGFLFDLIIDDQDHSEAWLKRGQVAAAISSRSQALQGCDCYPLGDLRYIACASPAFVAEHFPDGVTATTLSRAPALTFNAKDRLQRDWVAERLGSSVPMPTHYIANSQAFVEAARLGIGWGLNPLSLVRDALASGDLVDLAPDMPFATPLFWHVNRLTAPALAPLTQAMKRVRLDDL, from the coding sequence ATGTTTGAACATCCCCAACTCGAAGCTCTTTATGCTGTGGTCCGCCTTGGCAGTTTTGACAGAGCCGCGGCGCATTTGGCCGTCACCCCTTCGGCCATTTCGCAACGCATCAAGCAGTTGGAGGACCGCCTAGGCATGATCTTGGTCGAACGCGGCCAGCCTTGCCTTCCGACCTCTGCGGCGGAAAAACTGCTGCGCCACCGGGACCAGATGCACCTGCTTGAAAAGACGCTGGCCAAGGATTTGGGCCTGTCCGAGGCCGCCCTTGCCACGGTTCGGATCACCACCAATGCCGACAGCTTGGCCTCGTGGCTTCTTCCCATGCTGGCGCCCCTGAAGGGGTTTCTCTTTGATCTCATCATCGACGACCAAGACCATTCCGAGGCTTGGCTTAAACGCGGACAAGTTGCGGCCGCCATCTCCTCTCGCTCGCAGGCCTTGCAGGGGTGTGACTGCTACCCCCTTGGGGATTTGCGCTATATCGCCTGTGCCAGCCCCGCCTTCGTGGCCGAGCATTTCCCCGACGGTGTCACCGCCACCACCCTCTCGCGGGCCCCTGCCCTGACGTTCAACGCCAAGGATCGGCTGCAACGGGATTGGGTCGCCGAGAGGTTGGGTTCAAGCGTGCCAATGCCGACCCATTACATCGCCAATTCCCAAGCCTTTGTGGAAGCCGCCCGCCTTGGCATCGGCTGGGGCCTGAACCCGCTATCCTTGGTCCGTGACGCCTTGGCCAGCGGCGATCTGGTGGATCTTGCCCCCGACATGCCGTTTGCCACGCCCCTGTTCTGGCATGTAAATCGCCTGACCGCCCCTGCGCTTGCGCCCCTGACCCAAGCCATGAAGCGCGTGCGCCTTGATGACCTTTAG
- a CDS encoding DUF2927 domain-containing protein has product MWRALLCLLLICLSVPRAASAQEFIAVPDRISDEAFYRLVACAARPGGDCNKPLIYWPEDRRLALRVGIASTAESFRDYRFDIVDAAIDAAIAEINGAGAHLYLERVYEGEMDVPFYLVDTPQGGTITGTGVEELDGSSIAIGRVAIRSRGGEIVASTIAISQDIRRREIASVILEELVQSLGLVTDIASPAYELSIFAENGNSMTRLRGQDASALRRHYPRPGVPEPTTN; this is encoded by the coding sequence ATGTGGCGTGCCTTGCTTTGTCTTCTGCTCATCTGCCTTTCGGTTCCCCGTGCAGCCTCTGCGCAGGAATTCATTGCTGTGCCCGACCGGATCTCGGACGAGGCCTTCTATCGCCTTGTCGCCTGTGCGGCCCGCCCCGGCGGCGACTGCAACAAGCCCCTGATATATTGGCCCGAAGATCGCCGCCTTGCCCTGCGGGTGGGCATTGCAAGCACCGCTGAAAGCTTCCGGGATTACCGTTTCGATATCGTAGACGCCGCCATTGACGCCGCCATCGCCGAGATCAACGGCGCGGGCGCCCACCTGTATCTTGAGCGCGTCTATGAAGGGGAAATGGATGTCCCCTTCTACCTTGTGGACACGCCCCAAGGCGGCACGATCACCGGCACCGGGGTCGAGGAACTCGATGGCTCTTCCATCGCCATTGGCAGGGTCGCGATCCGGTCGCGGGGCGGTGAAATCGTGGCCTCCACCATTGCCATCAGCCAAGATATCCGCCGCCGGGAAATCGCCTCGGTCATTCTGGAAGAACTGGTGCAATCTTTGGGGCTGGTCACCGATATCGCCTCCCCCGCCTACGAGCTGTCCATCTTTGCCGAGAATGGCAATTCCATGACCCGTCTGCGCGGCCAAGATGCGAGCGCTCTGCGTCGGCACTACCCGCGCCCCGGCGTCCCTGAGCCCACCACAAATTAA
- a CDS encoding LysE family translocator produces MPLDTWITFVAATTVLLLIPGPTILLVLSYAISQGRRVAVSTAAGVAVGDLVAMTASLAGLGAVVLASATLFTVLKWAGAVYLVYLGIKMIVSARGADLALPQTDAISTRRTFTHAAAVTALNPKSIAFFIAFVPQFIQPGAALLPQFAILVGTFVTMAALNALAYALLAGSLRDRLARPGVIAWLTRAGGATLIGMGILTATLRRS; encoded by the coding sequence ATGCCCCTAGACACATGGATAACCTTCGTGGCCGCAACAACGGTTTTGCTGCTGATCCCCGGCCCGACAATTTTGTTGGTGCTGAGCTATGCGATCAGCCAAGGCCGCAGGGTCGCGGTGTCCACGGCGGCGGGGGTCGCGGTGGGGGATTTGGTGGCGATGACCGCTTCGCTCGCGGGGCTGGGGGCGGTTGTGTTGGCCTCGGCCACCTTGTTCACGGTGCTGAAATGGGCGGGGGCGGTGTACCTTGTTTATCTTGGTATCAAGATGATCGTATCGGCCCGTGGGGCGGACTTAGCTTTGCCCCAGACCGACGCGATATCAACCCGGCGCACCTTCACCCATGCGGCGGCGGTTACCGCGTTGAACCCGAAATCCATCGCGTTCTTCATCGCTTTCGTGCCGCAGTTCATCCAACCGGGCGCGGCGCTGTTGCCGCAATTTGCCATCCTGGTCGGTACATTCGTGACCATGGCGGCGCTAAACGCACTGGCCTATGCCTTACTGGCGGGCAGCTTGCGCGATCGGCTGGCCCGGCCCGGCGTCATTGCTTGGCTGACCCGAGCGGGTGGCGCGACGCTCATCGGGATGGGCATTCTGACAGCGACACTGCGCCGGAGCTAA
- a CDS encoding N-acetyltransferase translates to MYTLSQETADDRAEVEALYDTCFAPGREALSSYRLREGVPPVADLCLVARDDLLIVAGAIRFWPVLVGASDALLLGPIAVHPTRQGEGLGGLLMNASLDAARAMGSDRILLVGDAPYYQKFGFMPLSGVTMPPPTNPARVLGLGDWENITGDVTRWEP, encoded by the coding sequence ATGTATACGCTTTCCCAAGAAACGGCAGACGACCGCGCCGAGGTCGAGGCGCTCTACGACACCTGCTTTGCGCCGGGTCGCGAGGCGCTTTCGAGTTACCGCCTGCGCGAAGGGGTGCCGCCGGTGGCGGATCTCTGCCTTGTGGCCCGTGATGATCTGCTCATCGTGGCCGGAGCGATCCGGTTCTGGCCCGTGCTTGTTGGGGCCTCGGACGCTCTGCTTCTTGGGCCGATCGCCGTCCACCCGACCCGGCAGGGCGAAGGACTCGGTGGTTTGCTGATGAACGCCAGCTTAGATGCCGCGCGCGCCATGGGCAGTGATCGCATCCTGCTGGTCGGCGACGCGCCCTATTATCAAAAATTCGGCTTCATGCCGCTTTCTGGCGTCACCATGCCCCCGCCCACCAACCCCGCGCGGGTCTTGGGCCTTGGCGATTGGGAAAACATCACCGGCGATGTCACCCGCTGGGAACCTTAG
- a CDS encoding sulfatase-like hydrolase/transferase has translation MTDQHRAEWLGCYGHPVVKTPNIDALAAKGNRFADFHVASPVCMPNRGAFMTGRFPTTNGLRYNGCVLPEGSNTFVEVLRKAGYLTASIGKSHLEPMTDGNPHDWHDSAERLVKEAHAPRPNANKSEAPESYAGDVRFNVPTPYYGFEKVDIVTGHGATARGHYLQWFRKKHPDTWQDLRDSKNQLPHEYTCPQAVRTAVAEEDYSTSYIRDRAIAHLKENADDPRPKFTYVSFPDPHHPFTPPGKYWDMYSPDQFDIPVPYDRHKNPPPPLVACKEALERGDTPDKDTNAIMVRDQHVKEAMALTAGMITMIDDAIGDIIQVLEETGQAENTVIIFNSDHGDYLGDYNLLLKGPWMHESVTRVPMIWKEPDCQKGKVVETLASTVDVSATILERAGLVPYVGMQGVSLLPAMTNDVPAHDSLLVEYSDGFARMGFDVPTRVRSVMTPDWRLSLHNGQTWGELYDRKNDPTQAHNLWDVPEFAAIKSDMLELLAQQLISLMDESPRALRSA, from the coding sequence ATGACGGATCAACACCGCGCCGAATGGCTGGGCTGTTATGGCCACCCGGTCGTAAAGACGCCGAACATTGATGCGCTTGCCGCAAAGGGTAATCGGTTTGCGGATTTCCACGTTGCCTCGCCCGTCTGCATGCCCAACCGTGGTGCATTCATGACGGGGCGCTTTCCAACGACGAACGGGCTCCGCTACAACGGATGTGTTCTGCCTGAGGGCAGCAATACCTTTGTCGAAGTACTACGCAAGGCGGGGTATCTGACTGCCTCGATCGGGAAGAGTCATTTGGAGCCGATGACTGACGGCAACCCGCATGATTGGCACGATTCTGCTGAACGGCTGGTGAAAGAAGCCCATGCGCCCCGACCCAACGCGAATAAATCAGAAGCCCCTGAGAGCTACGCCGGCGATGTCCGGTTTAATGTTCCCACGCCATACTATGGGTTTGAGAAGGTAGACATCGTCACCGGTCACGGCGCGACGGCGCGTGGGCATTATCTGCAGTGGTTCCGCAAAAAACACCCCGATACTTGGCAAGACTTGCGCGATAGCAAGAACCAATTGCCCCACGAATACACCTGCCCGCAAGCCGTGCGGACTGCCGTTGCGGAGGAGGATTATTCAACCAGCTACATCAGGGACCGCGCGATAGCACATCTGAAGGAAAATGCAGACGATCCGCGTCCCAAATTCACCTACGTCTCTTTCCCGGATCCCCATCACCCGTTCACGCCCCCCGGCAAGTATTGGGACATGTATTCCCCCGACCAATTCGACATTCCGGTGCCCTACGACAGGCATAAAAACCCGCCACCGCCATTGGTTGCGTGCAAAGAGGCGCTTGAGCGTGGCGACACGCCCGACAAGGACACCAATGCAATCATGGTTCGTGATCAGCACGTGAAGGAAGCGATGGCGCTGACGGCGGGTATGATCACAATGATCGATGATGCCATCGGGGATATCATACAGGTTCTCGAAGAAACGGGGCAGGCCGAGAATACGGTTATTATCTTTAACTCTGACCACGGCGATTACCTTGGTGACTACAACTTATTGCTGAAAGGGCCATGGATGCACGAATCCGTCACGCGTGTCCCAATGATTTGGAAAGAGCCGGACTGTCAGAAGGGCAAAGTGGTCGAAACACTCGCCTCTACCGTCGACGTGTCGGCCACGATTTTGGAGCGTGCTGGACTGGTTCCCTATGTGGGGATGCAGGGTGTGTCGCTGCTGCCTGCCATGACTAACGACGTGCCGGCCCATGACTCGCTTTTGGTCGAATATAGTGACGGTTTTGCTCGCATGGGGTTTGACGTCCCCACTCGCGTCCGTTCGGTCATGACACCTGATTGGCGTCTGTCGCTTCACAATGGTCAGACCTGGGGCGAGCTTTATGACCGCAAGAACGACCCGACGCAGGCCCATAATCTTTGGGACGTTCCCGAGTTTGCCGCGATCAAATCCGACATGCTGGAGTTGTTGGCCCAACAATTAATCTCGCTCATGGACGAAAGTCCGCGCGCCTTGCGCAGCGCCTGA